The following proteins are encoded in a genomic region of Pseudomonadota bacterium:
- a CDS encoding RNA polymerase factor sigma-32, whose amino-acid sequence MEKESEIIEESEDFGSEEHIYPLVALPDDSNLPAMTHPGLHRYLKEISQYELLTREETEALAIRLNEEGDQEAAYKLVTANLRLVVKVAMDFQKYWMQNFLDLIQEGNVGLVQAVKKFDPYRGVKFSYYAAYWIRAYILKFIMDNWRLVKIGTTQAQRKLFFSLNKEKKLLESQGFKPEVKLLAERLNVKESEVIEMSQRMDGWDVSLESPVREDSDEEQKNFFPSGGPTIEEKVAEKEVNEKVQELIQKIKVFLNDKELAILERRLLTDEVITLQTIADEFGVSRERVRQIEANLLKKMKKYLEEEVPDIRSFLDDLFETWRT is encoded by the coding sequence ATGGAAAAAGAATCAGAAATAATAGAGGAATCTGAGGACTTCGGGTCGGAAGAGCACATCTATCCGCTGGTGGCATTGCCTGATGACAGTAATCTGCCGGCAATGACCCATCCCGGATTGCATCGTTATCTCAAGGAGATAAGCCAATACGAGCTTCTCACCCGTGAGGAGACCGAGGCCCTGGCCATCCGTCTTAATGAGGAAGGGGATCAGGAAGCTGCCTATAAACTGGTTACCGCTAATCTTCGCCTTGTTGTCAAAGTGGCAATGGATTTCCAGAAATACTGGATGCAGAACTTTCTTGATCTTATTCAGGAAGGAAACGTCGGTCTTGTTCAGGCGGTAAAAAAATTCGATCCGTACCGGGGGGTGAAATTTTCTTATTACGCCGCATATTGGATACGGGCCTATATCCTTAAATTCATCATGGATAACTGGCGATTGGTTAAAATCGGCACCACCCAGGCCCAGCGAAAGCTTTTTTTCAGCCTTAACAAGGAGAAAAAACTCCTTGAATCCCAAGGGTTTAAGCCCGAGGTGAAATTGTTGGCTGAGCGACTGAACGTCAAAGAGAGCGAAGTCATTGAAATGAGCCAGCGTATGGACGGCTGGGATGTTTCCCTTGAAAGTCCGGTAAGGGAAGACTCGGACGAGGAACAGAAGAATTTTTTCCCCAGCGGCGGACCGACCATTGAAGAGAAAGTTGCAGAAAAAGAAGTAAACGAAAAGGTCCAGGAACTTATCCAGAAAATTAAAGTGTTCTTGAATGATAAAGAGCTTGCGATCCTCGAAAGAAGACTGCTAACCGATGAGGTCATAACCCTACAGACAATCGCTGATGAATTCGGTGTTTCCAGAGAACGAGTCCGGCAGATTGAGGCCAATTTGCTCAAGAAGATGAAGAAATATCTTGAAGAAGAAGTCCCGGATATTAGAAGTTTCCTTGATGACTTATTCGAGACCTGGCGGACCTGA